ATGCCCTCAGTATCAACCTGCTCCTCTTTAGCTGACCCTCCCTCAGCTGATGCTGAGGTTACCAAGGTGTTTCAGTGTATTACTGCAGTGATAATAACTTTTAAATATTGAGTATAAAAGTTAGATTGGAACTGATCAAACCAAAGCAGCACTCTGGGAACCCAACAGCTGAAAACTgagatgtttaaataaaatgtttctgttcattttattttctttgttctttttaaaagtttgtGATCAGGGTGTGACAGACGATTACTCTgatcacacaaacatgcaggagcAGGTGGTGATTACAGGGACTGATTCAGCAATAACTgcagcttattatataatatcaTACTGCAGTGTATTTCTAACTAACCAGGCAGCTCAGTCTCTTTCTCCTGACACTGTCTTTAAAGAGCAAACACAGTTTGGGGTCAGCCTGAAAGAAAGGCAGCtgtgaatgtaaatgtgaggtcagaggtcaaatgtgaaaggatagtttaaatattttctatatGTTGTTATTACACACCACACCGGTGAGAATCACAGTTTCTCATTTTAAGGCTTTTTGATCATtttggaccaataaatcatgaagctGACCTTGGAGACCTCAGTGGTGGATAAGAGCCAAATTTCAGTGGATGTtaacatgacctttgacctctgcgcccctacaaagttttatcagaatccATTCAAAACCATTTTCATTGAAAACAGATAGAATGACGAGGACACGCCACCTGAAGGTGGAGGTCATGAGAAGGTAAACGCATCATCTCTGCGGGACACACACGCTGTTTGAGGTACTTACGCATCATGACCAGCAGGTGGCGGCAGTGTCAGTGTTTTCAGGCTCAGTGAGACCTCATCACTCATTTCATTACCTCTGAGTCTTTATGTTTACACCTCTTCACCCCCTTCAGCCCGTAAACCTCTGCATGTGTACAGCTGCATGTTCACAGCAGATGTTCATCTTCTCCATATTCATCATCTGATCGTTCCTCTCTGTGTGAATGCTTCTGTCTGAACCTGCACTGATTTTTATGTTTGCGTCTGAATTTATCTGCACGGTTTAAGCAGCTTTCACTTTccctcctccgcctcctcctcctgctgctgctccccacagagcaggaagggaggagaaagggaggaggagggctCAGAGATCTGACGCAGTGAGCGGCTGCTCCCTCACTTCCACTCTCCGCTGCCAGGAAGCGACACGGCGGCTCGGAAAGCGCTCTCAAACGCGCACATCCACCCGGACGGAGACACGCGGAGGACGGCTGTTGGAGGCGATGAGGGCGCCCGTGATGATCGGAGGGGAAGCGGGGCTCCGGGGCTCCGGGGCTCGGGATTAAAGCCGGAGCTGTAAGCGCGGAGGTCTGCCTTCATTGTGTGCTGAGTGGCGCAGGAGAAAAGGATGCCTCCGCGGCCGCGCACACTCCTCCCGCTCCCGTCGAAAAACTTGATTATTTCCCGGCTCGAAGCGGATCTTCTCCCCTCTCAGGAGGAGGGTTTATGCCTGAGGAGCGCGCTGGTTTCTGAAGGACTCCGTCCTCCATGCTGCCTGCTCAGGATCCATGAAAACTCTCAATGAAAacaaggagaaggaggaggaggaggggtccGGCTGCAGCGCCATGGAGGATAAGGAGAACAAACTGAAAACGGCCAGGCTGTGGAGGGATGCCGCCCTCCGCTCCAGGAAGCTGCGGAGCAACCTGCGCCAGCTCACCCTCTGCTCCAAAAACAACCAGATCGTACTGCCAGAGGACATAGCCGACATAGAGGTGCTCAACCTGGGGAACAACTCCCTCCAGGAGCTGCCAGACGGGCTGGGATCCTCCCTGAACAACCTGCGCGTCCTGGTGCTCCGCAGGAACAAGTTCACCTCAGTCCCCAGGGTGGTGTTTGAGCTGGGGCAGCTGGTGGAGCTCGACATGAGCCACAACAGCCTGAGGAGCCTGTCTGAAGGTGTGGGGCAGCTGAGGGGCCTGAAGAAGCTGTGCATCAGTCACAACAAAATCCAGCACCTGCCGGCTCAGATCGGAGCGCTGCAGTCTTTGGAGGAGCTCGACATCAGCTTCAATGACCTGCACGACTTCCCCAGATCCTTCTCCAGCCTCGCCCGTCTGCGGACTCTGGATGCAGATCACAACAAGCTGAACCAGTTCCCCCCAGAGATCCTGGCCCTCAGTGAGCTGGAGGAGCTCGACTGCTCCGGGAACAAGTTTGAGACATTACCGGCCGACATCAGGACACTGCAGTCCATCAAAATCCTGTGGCTCAGCAGCCTCCACATGTCCTCCCTACCCCACACCTTCTGCCACCTGCACCACCTGGAGAGCCTGATGCTGGATGGGAACTGCCTCACACAACTGCCCCCCTCCTTTGGTAGCCTGCAGAGACTCAAAATGATCAATTTGTCCTCAAATGACTTTGAAAACTTTCCACAGGTTATTTTAAGCATCACAGGATTAGAGGAGCTTTACCTGAGCAGAAACAAACTGACTCATATTCCAGAGGACATCGGCCTGCTGGGGAAGCTGGTGAACCTCTGGCTGGACAACAACAGCATCACGTATCTGCCTGACTCTATCGTGGAGCTGGAGAATCTGGAGGAACTTGTTTTGCAGGGTAACCAAATAGCCATTCTTCCAGATAATTTTGGAAAGCTTTCCAAAGTGAACATTTGGAAAGTGAAGGATAACCCTCTCATCCAGCCTCCGTACGAGGTGTGCATGAAGGGGATCCCTTACATCGCCGTGTATCAGAAGGAGCTGGCACACTCTCAGCTCGCCGTGAAGCCGCGGCTGAAACTGGTCCTGATGGGAGACAGAAACGCAGGGAAAACCCAGCTGAGGCAGAGCCTGGTGAGCACGCAGCAGGACGCCAGAGGAAACCAGGGAAGCAGAGGAATCGAAGTCACCAACTGGGTGGCGGACGCTGATCGCCACCTCACGTTCCTCATGTACGATCTGTCAGGGAAGCAAAACTACGACCTGATCAAacccttttttctctcccccggTGCTCTCTACATTCTAGTCATCAATCTCAAAACGTACTCACCCAAGAACTTTTACGCCCACGTCGGGTAtttcctccacctgctctgtGCCAAAGTACCCCACGCTGTAGTGTGCTTGGTGGGCACGCATGCAGACCTgtgtggagaggtggaggtggaggagaagacTCTGGACATCCACAGGCAGATCGGCCTGCAGGAGAAGAGGGACATCCAGAGCCTGAGGGGGCTGGCTCTGCAGGTGGACCAGGCTCTGGAGCAGGGCTACAATGTCCGCACCTCCAGCCCTCACGTCCTCTTTTATGGCGTCACCGACAAGAACCTGAGgcgccggaaagcgcagctgcAGTACATGCTGAACCACCGCCTGCAGATTCTCTCTCCTGTCCTCAGAGTCAGCTGCACAGAGACTCAGAGGAACATCCAGAGGCTGAGGGAGAAGCTCATGTCCGTTGCAGAGCACAGGGAGATTTTCCCCAACCTCCATCGTGTGCTCCCAAAGTCCTGGCAGATGCTGGAGGAGCTGCACTTTAAGCTCAAAGACCTGTGGCTCTCATGGTGGGACTCAGCACGACTGGGCCTCCAGGCGGGGCTCACCGAGGACCGACTGCAGAGCGCCTTATCCTACCTGCACGAGAGCGGGAAGCTGCTCTACTTTGAAGACAGCCTCACGCTGAAGGAGTACGTCTTTCACAATCTTCCACGATTCATCGCAATTCTCAATGTGTTCTTCCAGAGAGACGAGTCCACACTGCTGGACCGTCTCCTCTCCGAGGGGGAGAGGGGGGACAAGGGGAGGGTGAGTCTGGTTATAGAGGACGAGAAGGGAGAGAACCTCAGGGTCACCCATCTGCAGCACCACGTGGAGGGCTTCCTGCAGCACGGACTCCTGCCCTCCAACATCATCCGCCTGCTCCTCAGACCGCTTATCCAGACCCAGCAGGACCTCCACCTCATCATGGAGCTACTGGAGAAGATGGGGATTTGCTACTGCATCAACAAACCCGCAGCAAGCCTCTGAACGGGGCCACCATGTGGTACAAGTTCCCCAGCTACGTCAGCAGTGAGGAGGTCCAGGTGGAGGCTTCGGCCGGCGGGAGCTCTCTGCCTCTGTGTAACTTCTTCTCCGTGGAGCAGCTGCACGTCCAGTACAGCTTCCCCTTCCTGTTTCCTCCTGGACTGTTTGCACGCTTCAGCGTGCAGATCAACAGCCACGTGGTGCAGCGGTCAGACAGCAAGCACCAGATCTTCGCCTACCGGGGTAAAGTCCCCGTGGTGATCAGCCACCGGCCCGCCAAAGGGAAGCTGCAGGTGGAGACTCTCTCCATCGCCAGCCACGCCTCACTGCCCAACATCTGGACTGCATGGCAGGCCATCACTCCACTGGTGGAGGAGCTGAACACGCTGCTGCAGGAGTGGCCGGGCCTGCACTACTCTGTACATGTTCTCTGTTCCAAGTGCCTCAAGAGAGGGTCGGCCAACCCACACGCCTTCCCAGGTAAGCTCTCATTAATCTCTGCTTCACCCACCAGCATGTCAGGATGCCTCTTTACCCTCATTTACATGCAGATCAGTCATGTGACCCACAGAAGTTTTACTGCAGGGATGGTACTGATGCTGTGCTGTAATACTACTGTTACGATTGAGAAGAACAAAAGTAAAATTACATGGAGACCTGAAACAGCCTTACGCAGGGCCGGGCTAAACTCCTGCAGGGCTCCTGGGCAGGGTGAGCCCCCCCAATATGcatgtcattattattatttaacaaaagacaaaacagacaacaggaagacagagacaCACTTCCTGTGTTGATTTTATTgtactttaaaatcaaattttttaatttaatgatgttattttttaatatttcaaaatctttttttttgtaattactgagttactttaatttttattttgttgagcTTTTTTCTACTTTATTGTTTTGTCACGTTCTCTATTGTTGCTCCATAATTGTAGTTATTGATTATATTGACTGGCCACTGCTGTAACACAGGAGCTCTTCATTTATGTCACAGAGAAACATAAAAGCAGCTTTTGTTTGACATCAAACACAACAGTGACAAACATAAAAGCTCAAACCAGTTAAATTAAACTATAAGAATGACAGGAATACAGGAAAAGGAACTgcatgacaaaataaaatgggaaacATTCCCATTTAGGAATGATGATGATTTTCACTCCCTGCTGTCTTTAGTTTTGACGGTCGAGCTGGTTTCAAACCTTTTCATAGCATCTTTTTTTCAGGGGTCATTTCAAATTTCCTTTATGTGGGAAACTGGCTGCTCTCAGTCCTGCAGACGCCTCAGAGTAAATATGTGAGGGTGTGGCTCTGAGGGGTGTGGCTCTGAGGGGTGTGGCTCTGTGGATGTGGCTCTGAGGGTGTGGTTCTGAGGGGTGTGGCTCTGTGGGTGT
The sequence above is drawn from the Archocentrus centrarchus isolate MPI-CPG fArcCen1 unplaced genomic scaffold, fArcCen1 scaffold_30_ctg1, whole genome shotgun sequence genome and encodes:
- the mfhas1 gene encoding LOW QUALITY PROTEIN: malignant fibrous histiocytoma-amplified sequence 1 homolog (The sequence of the model RefSeq protein was modified relative to this genomic sequence to represent the inferred CDS: inserted 1 base in 1 codon) — translated: MKTLNENKEKEEEEGSGCSAMEDKENKLKTARLWRDAALRSRKLRSNLRQLTLCSKNNQIVLPEDIADIEVLNLGNNSLQELPDGLGSSLNNLRVLVLRRNKFTSVPRVVFELGQLVELDMSHNSLRSLSEGVGQLRGLKKLCISHNKIQHLPAQIGALQSLEELDISFNDLHDFPRSFSSLARLRTLDADHNKLNQFPPEILALSELEELDCSGNKFETLPADIRTLQSIKILWLSSLHMSSLPHTFCHLHHLESLMLDGNCLTQLPPSFGSLQRLKMINLSSNDFENFPQVILSITGLEELYLSRNKLTHIPEDIGLLGKLVNLWLDNNSITYLPDSIVELENLEELVLQGNQIAILPDNFGKLSKVNIWKVKDNPLIQPPYEVCMKGIPYIAVYQKELAHSQLAVKPRLKLVLMGDRNAGKTQLRQSLVSTQQDARGNQGSRGIEVTNWVADADRHLTFLMYDLSGKQNYDLIKPFFLSPGALYILVINLKTYSPKNFYAHVGYFLHLLCAKVPHAVVCLVGTHADLCGEVEVEEKTLDIHRQIGLQEKRDIQSLRGLALQVDQALEQGYNVRTSSPHVLFYGVTDKNLRRRKAQLQYMLNHRLQILSPVLRVSCTETQRNIQRLREKLMSVAEHREIFPNLHRVLPKSWQMLEELHFKLKDLWLSWWDSARLGLQAGLTEDRLQSALSYLHESGKLLYFEDSLTLKEYVFHNLPRFIAILNVFFQRDESTLLDRLLSEGERGDKGRVSLVIEDEKGENLRVTHLQHHVEGFLQHGLLPSNIIRLLLRPLIQTQQDLHLIMELLEKMGICYCINKPXSKPLNGATMWYKFPSYVSSEEVQVEASAGGSSLPLCNFFSVEQLHVQYSFPFLFPPGLFARFSVQINSHVVQRSDSKHQIFAYRGKVPVVISHRPAKGKLQVETLSIASHASLPNIWTAWQAITPLVEELNTLLQEWPGLHYSVHVLCSKCLKRGSANPHAFPGELLSQPRPEGLTEIICPKNGSERVNVALVYPPTPTVVSPCLK